The Vicia villosa cultivar HV-30 ecotype Madison, WI linkage group LG1, Vvil1.0, whole genome shotgun sequence genome includes a region encoding these proteins:
- the LOC131644001 gene encoding uncharacterized protein LOC131644001, which translates to MSIPKEPEEVMKLRGGSVLGKKTILKSDHFPGCQNKRLRPNIDGAPNYRQADSLHVHGVAIPTIDGIRNVLKHIGAETEGKKVHVLWISMREEPVVYINGRPFVLRDVERPFSNLEYTGINRERVEQMEARLKEDILNEAARYGNKILVTDELPDGQMVDQWESVSCNSVKTPLEVYQELQVEGYLVDYERVPVTDEKSPKEQDFDILVHKISQADVNTEIIFNCQMGRGRTTTGMVIATLIYLNRIGASGISRSNSVGTISQYLANVPDHMPNSEEAIRRGEYTVIRSLIRVLEGGVEGKRQVDKVIDKCASMQNLREAIATYRNSILRQPDEMKREASLSFFVEYLERYYFLICFAVYIHSEMAALRARSASHSSFTDWMRARPELYSIIRRLLRRDPMGALGYSSLKPSLNKIAESTDGRPSEMGVVAASRNGEVLGSQTVLKSDHCPGCQNPRLPERVEGAPNFREVPGFPVYGVANPTIEGIRSVLRRIGSSKGGRPVLWHNMREEPVIYINGKPFVLREVERPYKNMREYTGIGRERVEKMEARLKEDILREAEQYNNAIMVIHETDDGQIYDAWEQVTSDVIQTPLEVFKSLEADGFPIKYARVPITDGKAPKSSDFDTMAFNITSATKDTAFVFNCQMGRGRTTTGTVIACLVKHRIDYGRPIKILGDNVIQEDVDGGFSSGDEAGGYVGAPNNLQIETDEKQKHVFGINDILLLWKITAFFDNGVECREALDGIIDRCSALQNIRQAVLEYRKVFNQQHVEQRVRRVALNRGAEYLERYFRLIAFAAYLGSEAFDGFCGEGESKVSFKNWLHQKPEVQAMKWSIRLRPGRFFTVPEELRAPQESQHGDAVMEAFVKARSGSVLGKGSILKMYFFPGQRTSSHIQIHGAPHVYKVDEYSVYCMATPTISGAKEMLKYLGAIPKAKASAARKVILTDLREEAVVYIKGTPFVLRELNKPYDTLKHVGITGPVVEHMETRLKEDIIAEIRQSGGLMLFHREEYNPSTNQSNVVGYWEKTSADDVKTTVEVYSALKDEGYDIVYQRIPLTRERDALASDVDAIQCCKDDSAESYLFVSHTGFGGVAYAMAIICIRLGAEANFASPVPQPLPSPQQYTETEENFPARASNEAALKMGDYRDILSLTRVLIHGPQSKADVDIVIDRCAGAGHLRDDILYYCKEFEKFTDGDDEERAYLMDMGIKALRRYFFLITFRSYLYCTAPSNIEFTAWMDARPELGHLCNNLRIDK; encoded by the exons GTTGTGTACATTAATGGGCGTCCATTTGTGTTGCGTGATGTGGAGAGACCATTCTCCAACCTTGAATATACG GGAATTAATAGGGAAAGAGTTGAACAAATGGAAGCTCGTTTGAAAGAAGACATTCTGAATGAAGCTGCAAG ATATGGAAATAAGATTCTTGTGACTGATGAACTGCCAGACGGTCAGATGGTGGACCAATGGGAATCAGTGTCGTGTAATTCTGTGAAGACACCATTAGAG GTGTACCAGGAATTACAAGTGGAAGGATATCTTGTTGATTACGAACGTGTTCCTGTAACTGATGAAAAATCCCCAAAGGAACAGGATTTTGATATTTTG GTTCATAAAATTTCACAAGCTGATGTAAATACAGAGATAATTTTTAATTGTCAAATGGGGCGTGGACGAACTACAACTGGAATGGTCATTGCGACTTTGATTTATCTGAATCGAATTGGAGCTTCTG ggATTTCAAGAAGCAACTCAGTTGGTACAATTTCTCAATATCTGGCTAATGTCCCAGACCATATGCCTAACTCTGAGGAGGCAATTCGAAGGGGAGAATACACTGTCATAAGAAGCTTGATTCGTGTGCTAGAG GGTGGTGTTGAGGGGAAAAGACAAGTTGATAAAGTCATTGACAAGTGTGCCTCAATGCAG AACTTACGTGAAGCAATTGCCACTTATCGTAATAGTATTCTGCGGCAACCAGATGAGATGAAAAGGGAGGCATCACTTTCTTTTTTTGTAGAGTACTTGGAGAGATACTACTTTTTGATATGTTTTGCTGTATACATACATTCAGAAATGGCTGCACTGCGAGCTAGGTCTGCTAGCCACAGTAGTTTTACTGACTGGATGAGAGCTAGGCCAGAGCTCTACAGCATTATTCGCAG GTTGCTGAGGAGAGATCCAATGGGTGCACTTGGATATTCCAGTTTGAAACCGTCACTAAATAAGATAGCTGAATCTACTGACGGCCGTCCTTCTGAGATGGGCGTGGTTGCTGCCTCGAGAAATGGCGAGGTACTTGGAAGTCAAACTGTTCTGAAAAGTGATCATTGCCCTGGATGTCAAAATCCAAGATTGCCTGAAAGAGTGGAGGGGGCACCTAATTTCAGAGAAGTTCCTGGCTTTCCAGTTTATGGAGTTGCAAATCCAACTATCGAGGGTATTCGATCTGTCCTTCGAAGGATTGGCAGCTCCAAAGGTGGACGCCCGGTACTTTGGCATAATATGAGAGAAGAACCTGTTATTTACATCAATGGGAAACCATTTGTTCTCCGTGAAGTTGAAAGACCGTACAAAAACATGCGGGAATACACG GGAATTGGGCGTGAAAGGGTGGAGAAAATGGAAGCCCGGTTAAAAGAAGATATCTTAAGGGAAGCTGAGCAGTATAACAATGCCATAATGGTTATTCATGAAACAGATGATGGGCAGATATATGATGCTTGGGAGCAAGTAACCTCTGATGTAATTCAAACCCCACTCGAAGTTTTTAAAAGCTTGGAGGCTGATGGATTTCCCATAAAGTATGCACGTGTGCCTATCACTGATGGAAAAGCTCctaaaagttctgattttgaCACAATGGCTTTTAATATTACTTCTGCTACAAAGGACACTGCTTTTGTTTTCAATTGTCAG ATGGGTAGGGGCAGAACAACCACAGGTACTGTCATAGCTTGCCTTGTGAAACATCGAATTGATTATGGGAGGCCTATTAAAATACTGGGAGATAATGTAATCCAGGAAGATGTGGATGGCGGTTTCTCAAGTGGAGATGAAGCTGGGGGTTATGTTGGTGCCCCCAATAATTTGCAAATAGAgacagatgaaaaacaaaagcatGTTTTTGGTATAAATGACATCCTCTTGTTATGGAAGATAACAGCATTTTTTGATAATGGGGTGGAGTGCCGAGAGGCCTTAGATGGTATTATTGATAGATGTTCTGCACTTCAAAACATTCGCCAAGCCGTTCTAGAATATAGGAAAGTATTCAATCAACAACATGTTGAGCAAAGGGTAAGGAGGGTTGCATTAAATCGTGGTGCTGAGTACTTGGAACGGTATTTCCGTCTTATTGCTTTTGCAGCATATCTTGGAAGTGAAGCATTTGATGGGTTTTGTGGAGAAGGTGAATCCAAAGTGTCATTTAAGAATTGGTTGCATCAGAAACCAGAGGTGCAGGCTATGAAATGGAGCATACGATTGAGACCGGGACGATTTTTCACTGTTCCT GAAGAGTTGAGAGCACCACAAGAGTCTCAACATGGAGATGCAGTGATGGAGGCATTTGTTAAGGCCCGTAGTGGTTCAGTTCTGGGAAAAGGCTCCATCCTAAAAATGTACTTCTTTCCCGGTCAGAGAACTTCTAGCCATATACAAATACACGGCGCACCGCATGTTTACAAG GTTGATGAATACTCCGTGTATTGCATGGCGACTCCAACCATCTCTGGTGCCAAGGAGATGCTAAAATATCTGGGTGCTATTCCTAAAGCAAAAGCCTCAGCTGCTCGAAAAGTAATTTTGACTGACCTGAGAGAGGAAGCAGTTGTCTATATCAAGGGCACTCCCTTTGTTCTAAGGGAGTTAAACAAACCCTACGATACACTCAAGCATGTCGGAATCACTGGTCCTGTG GTGGAACACATGGAAACACGGTTGAAAGAAGATATAATAGCTGAAATTAGACAGTCTGGTGGGCTGATGCTGTTTCACCGTGAAGAATATAACCCTTCAACAAACCAGTCTAATGTTGTTGGTTACTGGGAAAAGACTTCAGCAGATGATGTGAAAACAACTGTAGAAGTTTATTCTGCTCTAAAGGATGAGGGATATGATATTGTCTATCAGAGGATACCGTTAACGAGGGAGAGGGATGCTTTGGCCTCTGATGTTGATGCAATCCAGTGCTGTAAAGATGA CTCTGCAGAGAGTTATCTTTTTGTATCACACACTGGTTTTGGTGGAGTTGCATATGCAATGGCCATTATCTGTATTAGACTCGGCGCAGAAGCAAACTTTGCATCCCCAGTCCCTCAGCCATTGCCTAGTCCTCAGCAGTATACAGAGACTGAAGAAAACTTTCCTGCTCGAGCTTCTAATGAAGCAGCACTCAAGATGGGTGATTATCGTGACATTTTGAGCCTTACAAGAGTCCTTATACATGGTCCCCAAAGCAAAGCTGACGTTGACATTGTTATTGACAG ATGTGCAGGCGCCGGGCATCTACGCGATGATATTCTTTATTATTGTAAAGAATTTGAGAAGTTTACTGACGGTGATGATGAGGAACGTGCCTATCTTATGGACATGGGTATCAAGGCTTTGAG GCGGTATTTTTTTCTCATCACATTCAGATCTTACCTTTACTGCACCGCTCCTTCCAATATTGAATTTACTGCATGGATGGATGCAAGGCCTGAACTTGGCCATCTATGTAACAATCTTAGAATTGATAAATAA